A window from Chelmon rostratus isolate fCheRos1 chromosome 13, fCheRos1.pri, whole genome shotgun sequence encodes these proteins:
- the med4 gene encoding mediator of RNA polymerase II transcription subunit 4 yields MAMAAEKSTKERLLSVLDDLEVLSRELIEMLALSRSQKLPQPGEDTQILELLVQRDREFQELMEVAQQQGKVHQEMQLLEKEVEKRDSDIQQLQKQLKEAEHILATAVYQAKEKLKSIDKARKGSISSEEIIKYAHRISASNAVCAPLNWVPGDPRRPYPTDLEMRSGMLGHMANLPTNGVNGHLPGDALAAGRLPDVLTPHYPWQSSDVSVGMLPPHHGNDFGLEPPGHNKENEDDVEAMSTDSSSSSSDSD; encoded by the exons ATGGCAATGGCGGCAGAGAAATCAACGAAAGAGcggctgctgtctgtgctggaTGATTTGGAGGTTTTATCCCG ggagCTGATCGAGATGTTGGCTCTGTCCAGGAGTCAGAAACTGCCCCAGCCGGGAGAGGACACTCAG atcctggagctgctggtgcaGAGGGACCGGGAGTTTCAGGAGCTGATGGAGGTGGCGCAGCAGCAGGGGAAGGTGCACcaggagatgcagctgttggagaaggaggtggagaagagagacagtgatatccagcagctccagaaacaGCTGAAGGAGGCTGAACACATCCTG GCCACGGCTGTTTACCAGGCGAAGGAGAAACTCAAATCTATTGACAAAGCCAGGAAAG GAAGCATCTCTTCAGAAGAGATCATCAAGTACGCTCACAGAATCAGTGCCAGTAACGCTGTGTGTGCGCCTCTCAACTGGGTACCAG GTGATCCACGCAGACCCTACCCGACCGACCTGGAAATGCGCAGTGGGATGCTGGGTCACATGGCCAACCTGCCGACCAATGGCGTGAACGGACACCTGCCAGGTGACGCTCTAGCTGCTGGGAGGCTGCCAG ACGTGCTGACGCCTCACTACCCCTGGCAGTCCTCGGACGTCTCCGTGGGGATGCTGCCTCCTCACCACGGCAACGACTTCGGCCTGGAGCCTCCGGGTCACAACAAAGAGAACGAGGACGACGTGGAAGCCATGTCGACCgactcctccagcagcagcagtgactcCGActga